A part of Microbulbifer salipaludis genomic DNA contains:
- the ilvN gene encoding acetolactate synthase small subunit, producing MRRIISVLMENEPGALSRVVGLFSQRGYNIESLTVAPTEDSTLSRLTLTTIGDDHKIEQITKNLNKLIDVVKLVDLTEGSHIERELLLVKVRATGAQRDEVKRSVDIFRGQIVDVTSNMYTVQVSGTSEKLDAFLQALGEHTIMEVVRSGVSGIARGEKVLSV from the coding sequence ATGCGCAGAATCATTTCAGTTCTGATGGAAAACGAGCCGGGCGCGCTTTCGCGTGTGGTTGGCCTGTTTTCGCAGCGGGGCTATAACATCGAAAGTCTCACCGTGGCACCGACCGAGGACTCGACGTTATCGCGCCTGACACTGACCACGATTGGCGACGATCACAAGATCGAGCAGATCACCAAGAATCTGAACAAATTGATCGATGTGGTGAAACTGGTAGACCTCACCGAGGGGTCGCACATTGAGCGCGAACTGCTGCTGGTGAAGGTGCGCGCTACCGGTGCCCAGCGCGACGAGGTCAAGCGCAGCGTCGACATATTCCGCGGCCAGATCGTGGATGTCACCAGCAACATGTACACGGTGCAGGTATCCGGCACCAGCGAAAAACTGGACGCTTTCTTACAGGCGCTGGGGGAACACACCATTATGGAAGTGGTTCGCTCCGGTGTTTCGGGGATCGCCCGCGGCGAGAAAGTCCTCAGCGTTTGA
- the ilvC gene encoding ketol-acid reductoisomerase, with protein sequence MHVYYDKDCDLSLIKSKTVAIIGYGSQGHAHANNLKDSGVSNVVVGLRKGSASWAKAEKAGLRVAEVTDAVKDADVVMILTPDEHQAAVYRDQVAPNLQSGAALAFAHGFNVHFELIEPPKDVDVIMIAPKGPGHTVRSTYLEGGGVPTLIAVYQNASGSAKELALSYASANGGGRSGIIETNFREETETDLFGEQAVLCGGVSALVQAGFETLTEAGYAPEMAYFECLHELKLIVDLMYQGGIADMRYSISNTAEYGDYVTGPRIVTEETKAEMKRVLKDIQTGKFAKDFMLESLAGQPRLKAERRIGSEHQIEEVGAKLRSMMPWIKANKIIDKTEGNS encoded by the coding sequence ATGCACGTTTATTACGATAAAGATTGTGATCTCTCTTTGATCAAGTCCAAGACTGTTGCCATCATTGGTTACGGCTCCCAGGGGCATGCACATGCCAACAACCTGAAAGACTCCGGCGTGAGCAATGTTGTGGTTGGTCTGCGCAAGGGCTCGGCATCTTGGGCCAAGGCTGAAAAAGCGGGCCTGCGTGTGGCGGAAGTGACTGATGCGGTCAAGGATGCGGACGTTGTCATGATCCTGACCCCGGACGAGCATCAGGCGGCGGTTTACCGCGATCAGGTTGCCCCGAACCTGCAATCCGGTGCTGCCCTGGCCTTTGCACATGGCTTTAACGTGCATTTTGAGCTGATCGAGCCGCCGAAAGACGTGGACGTGATCATGATCGCGCCCAAGGGGCCGGGCCACACCGTGCGCTCTACCTACCTCGAAGGAGGCGGTGTGCCGACCCTGATCGCGGTTTACCAGAATGCTTCCGGTAGCGCCAAAGAACTGGCCCTGTCTTACGCTTCCGCGAATGGCGGTGGTCGTTCCGGCATTATCGAAACCAACTTCCGTGAAGAGACGGAGACCGACCTGTTCGGCGAGCAGGCAGTACTCTGTGGTGGTGTTTCTGCCCTGGTCCAGGCGGGTTTCGAAACCCTGACCGAAGCGGGCTACGCGCCGGAAATGGCATACTTCGAGTGTCTGCACGAGCTGAAACTGATCGTTGACCTGATGTATCAGGGTGGCATTGCGGATATGCGTTACTCTATCTCCAATACCGCGGAGTATGGCGATTACGTGACAGGCCCGCGTATTGTCACCGAAGAGACCAAGGCAGAAATGAAGCGTGTGCTGAAAGATATTCAGACCGGCAAGTTCGCCAAAGACTTCATGCTGGAGTCGCTCGCCGGACAGCCTCGCCTGAAAGCGGAGCGCCGTATCGGCAGTGAGCACCAGATTGAAGAGGTGGGCGCCAAGCTGCGTTCGATGATGCCCTGGATCAAGGCGAACAAGATCATCGACAAGACCGAAGGCAACAGCTAA